The stretch of DNA CGGCAGACTATAACTAGCAATTACCTCCCCCACCCAAAACCCTGTGATACTCTGGGATATGCATTTTCAATCTGCGACATATCCGTCTTGCGCGTCGTCCAGCGTCCATGCGCCTTATGACGGTATGTTGGCAGCGATTTGGCTGTGGTTTCGGCTTTTGTCGCTTGATGTTCTAAGTGGTGTCTTGGGCGGCGATTGTGGGCGGCGTTCTGATGCTGATGGCGCGGCTTATAAATGGCCTCTATTTTCAAAGAGCCGCGCGCGCAGCCGTTTGATTCACCACCACCCCAATAGCCCGCTGCCACCAGCGCGCAATCTTGCGCCTTTTTATGCCTTTGGCCCACGTGTCTCTCCGACCCAGTTTTTAGAACGGCGGTGCCGGCTGTCTGTGGATGGGCGCATTGGGGTTTACCGCATGGCCTATTGGTCGTCGCGGCTGGCGCGTGAAGCGCTCATGGCGATATTCTCGCGCGGGGATTTTCGCGCGCCTGATGGTTTGTGGGCGGCGCATATCCCGCCCGACTAGCGCGCTTTATTTTTAAAATTTCGATGATGCCCCACGCGAAACTACGGCTTTCGTGACCATAGACGCGTGGCTACTCTGCGCTATACCCGCACGCGGCGCAGTATGACCAACCCCCACAGCACAATCACAATCTCTAGACCCATTTCAAAATAGGTCAGCGGCGGGCCAGCTCCGTCAAGCGTTAGGCCCAAGACGCGGCCAACAAAAAACGCGGCCGTGACAAGCATGATGGCTTTCACCACAGGGACAAGATCAGACGCGTGGCGCAATGTCCATAATATTACAAGCCCCATCGCCGCCAAGGCCGTCCAGATCGCGCGAACCTCGTGAAGTCCCAACAGTGACGGTGTCCAGCCCATGATAAAGGCAATGGATGTCGGCACAAAAGCGCCGTAAAGGCCGTAAAGCAGATAGAAAATACCGTTCAGCCCAACAAAAAATTTCAATGCACCCATGACCTGCTCCCGTTTTAGCCCTATTTTCATCACCCTATCCGATATACACGCCTTACGAAAGGCTTTGCGTTCAAGAGGGTTTTCGCGCAGTTGCCTACTTGCATTAATATACCCGCTCTGTATAAGGCCGCTTCCCCACTGTTTGGGGACGTAGCGCGCTAGGCAAAAGGCATGCCTATCCGCTCGAAAGGCAGGGCAAACGGGCCTTCACCCGTGACCCCGTATCAAGGAGACCAAAATGCCAAAAATGAAGACGAAGTCAGGCGCGAAAAAGCGCTTCAAACTGACCGCATCTGGCAAGGTGAAAGCCGGCCAAGCGGGTAAACGCCACGGTATGATCAAACGCACGAACGACCAGATTCGTAAACTGCGCGGCACAACTGTGCTGAAAGATTGTGATGCAAAGCGCATCAAAAAATCATGGATGCCGAACGGCTAACGGGTAACCCCCTTTTTAAATCAGATTTGGAGTAGACTATGTCACGCGTAAAACGGGGCGTTACTAAACACGCCCGCCACAAAAAAATTATCGACGCAGCCAAGGGTTACCGCGGCCGCCGTAAAAACACATTCCGTATCGCCAATCAGGCGGTCGAAAAAGCGGGTCAATATGCTTATATTGGCCGTAAACTGAAAAAGCGTCAGTTTCGCGCCCTTTGGATTCAGCGTATTAACGCCGCTGTTCGCGAACACGGCATGACTTACGGTCGTTTCATGGACGGTATCAACAAAGCCGGCATCACCCTTGACCGCAAAGTTCTCGCCGATATGGCCGGGAATGAGCCAGAAGCGTTCAAAGCGATTGTTGAGACTGCGAAAAAACACGCCAGTCAGCCGCATACGGTAAAAGCGTAAATCCTTCGCCGTAATAGGCCGAGATTATAGAGTTCAAAATGCTCCCTTATGGGGGCATTTTTTACGCGCGGTTTGGACTAGTGCACAAATACCACAGCAGCGCGTTAAATTACACCGATGTCATAAATGTGACTTGTTGTGAGCCATGCTTCTGCGTAAGCGGAGGTTTTAAATTGCGTAACCTTTGCGCGTTTCACACAGAGTATCGTTCCTATGAAAACTTCCGTCCTTACTTTTGGCCTCTCAACGGCGATTGCGCTGTCTCTTGCCGCGCCAGCTTTCGCGCAATCATCTCCAGAATTTGACGAAATTATCGTCACCGCGACAAAGCGGTCTGAAAATATCCAAGACGTACCGGTGTCTATCACCGCGCTCCCTAAAGATACGCTCGATACTTTTGGCGGGGCTGGCGATGATATTCAGTATCTATCCGCGCGCGTGCCGAGCTTGATTATTGAAAGCTCTTTTGGTCGTATTTTCCCGCGCTCTTATATTCGCGGCTTGGGCAATACGGATTTTGATCTCAACGCCTCTCAACCT from Fretibacter rubidus encodes:
- a CDS encoding DUF4345 family protein → MGALKFFVGLNGIFYLLYGLYGAFVPTSIAFIMGWTPSLLGLHEVRAIWTALAAMGLVILWTLRHASDLVPVVKAIMLVTAAFFVGRVLGLTLDGAGPPLTYFEMGLEIVIVLWGLVILRRVRV
- the rplT gene encoding 50S ribosomal protein L20; its protein translation is MSRVKRGVTKHARHKKIIDAAKGYRGRRKNTFRIANQAVEKAGQYAYIGRKLKKRQFRALWIQRINAAVREHGMTYGRFMDGINKAGITLDRKVLADMAGNEPEAFKAIVETAKKHASQPHTVKA
- the rpmI gene encoding 50S ribosomal protein L35; the protein is MPKMKTKSGAKKRFKLTASGKVKAGQAGKRHGMIKRTNDQIRKLRGTTVLKDCDAKRIKKSWMPNG